The following coding sequences are from one Panthera leo isolate Ple1 chromosome E1, P.leo_Ple1_pat1.1, whole genome shotgun sequence window:
- the NGFR gene encoding tumor necrosis factor receptor superfamily member 16: MGAGAAGCAMDGPRPLLLLLPLLLGVSLGGAKEACPTGLFTHSGECCKACNLGEGVAQPCGANQTVCEPCLDSVTFSDVVSATEPCKPCTECVGLQSMSAPCVEADDAVCRCAYGYYQDEMTGRCEACRVCEAGSGLVFSCQDRQNTVCEECPDGTYSDEANHVDPCLPCTVCEDTERQLRECTRWADAECEEIPGRWITRSTPSEGSDSTAPSTEEPEVPPEQDLIASTVADVVTTVMGSSQPVVTRGTADNLIPVYCSILAAVVVGLVAYIAFKRWNSCKQDKQGANSRPVNQTPPPEGEKLHSDSGISVDSQSLHDQQAHTQTAAGQALKGDGGLYSSLPSAKREEVEKLLNGSAGDTWRHLAGELGYQPEHIDSFTREACPARALLASWAAQDSATLDALLAALRRIQRADIVESLCSESTATSPV; this comes from the exons gtgtcccttggagGTGCCAAGGAGGCATGTCCCACGGGCCTGTTCACCCACAGCGGCGAGTGCTGTAAAGCCTGCAACCTGGGAGAGGGCGTAGCCCAGCCTTGCGGAGCCAACCAGACCGTGTGTGAGCCCTGCCTGGACA GCGTGACCTTCTCGGACGTGGTGAGCGCCACGGAGCCGTGCAAGCCGTGCACCGAGTGCGTGGGCCTGCAGAGCATGTCGGCGCCGTGCGTGGAGGCCGACGACGCCGTGTGTCGCTGCGCCTACGGCTACTACCAGGACGAGATGACGGGCCGCTGCGAGGCGTGCCGCGTGTGCGAGGCGGGCTCCGGCCTGGTGTTCTCGTGCCAGGACCGGCAGAACACCGTGTGCGAGGAGTGTCCCGACGGCACGTACTCGGACGAGGCCAACCACGTGGACCCGTGCCTGCCCTGCACCGTGTGCGAGGACACCGAGCGCCAGCTGCGCGAGTGCACGCGCTGGGCCGACGCCGAGTGCGAGG AGATCCCTGGCCGTTGGATTACTCGGTCTACACCTTCGGAGGGCTCGGACAGCACCGCCCCCAGCACGGAGGAGCCAGAGGTACCTCCAGAGCAAGACCTCATAGCCAGCACGGTGGCAGATGTGGTAACCACAGTGATGGGCAGCTCTCAGCCCGTAGTGACCCGAGGCACCGCCGACAACCTCATCCCTGTCTATTGTTCCATCCTGGCCGCTGTGGTTGTGGGCCTGGTGGCCTACATTGCCTTCAAGAG GTGGAACAGCTGCAAACAGGACAAGCAAGGCGCCAACAGCCGGCCCGTGAACCAGACGCCCCCGCCCGAGGGAGAAAAGCTCCACAGTGACAGTGGCATCTCTGTGGACAGCCAGAGCCTGCATGACCAGCAGGCCCACACGCAGACGGCCGCCGGCCAGG CCCTCAAGGGGGACGGAGGTCTCTACAGCAGCCTGCCATCAGCCAAgcgggaggaggtggagaaactGCTCAACGGCTCTGCGGGGGACACGTGGCGGCACCTGGCGGGCGAGCTGGGCTACCAGCCTGAGCACATAGACTCCTTCACCCGCGAGGCCTGCCCAGCCCGGGCCCTGCTCGCCAGCTGGGCCGCCCAGGACAGCGCGACGCTCGACGCCCTCCTGGCCGCCCTGCGCCGCATCCAGCGGGCCGACATCGTCGAGAGCCTGTGCAGCGAGTCCACGGCCACGTCCCCGGTGTGA